AGACGCGGCTATGAACGTGGATTCGTCCTTTCAGATCATGCTGATTGGAATGGACTTGTGAATACAGTGCGTCAAACTAAGGCAAAAACTGTTTACGTGACTCATGGGCAGACAGATGTATTGTCCCGCTACCTAAAAGAAGAACAGAATGTGGACGCGATGCCGCTTAAGACGCTGTTCGAGGGAGAAGGTGATATTTGAATTGAACGTAAATGAATTCGTAAGCCAACTTTAGAGCTTGCGGGCATAGAGCGTGTAACGCCGGATGGAATGGGCATAACGGCTGCTCAGGTTGCGAGAATTGTTGTCGTCATGCATGAGGGCGTGAATGGCACGACGATAGCCGAGATCATGGGCGATCGCCTGCACTCGCGCCACCAGCACGTTGCCCAATCCTGCATAACGGCGACCGGGTAGCACTGCTACGGTTTTGATAATCACCGTATCCACCGTTTTGCCGCGCTGCGCCTGGAGCAAATCGGGCACGGCAAACAAAAAACCCACCAGTTGCGACTCCTGCTCTGCCAGCAGCACCAGTTCTGGCTGCACGTAGGGACGCACTTGGCGATACTGCGTCAGAAATTCTGCTTGGGAAATCGGGCTGTAGAGAAAGTTGCGCTGAAACGCCACCAGCGATAGGGCATGAATTCGCTCTAGCTCTGCGTCAAACTGGTCGAGTGCCAGCGGACGAATCTTCACGCCTGCCGCGTCCAACCGCTGCTGTACGGCTGTCAGTCGCGGATCGACCTGGGTTAAGTCCGTCGCCAGCGCTGAGGAATAGTGTGCGATCGCCCCAAAGCCCGCCGCCTCAAACTGCCCGCACCATTCATCAGGATTGTCTGGCTCTAGGAAAAACGGCGGCTCCGTGCCGCGATCGCTCAGCAGCCGATAGCGCCGCCAGGTGTTGCCGTCGATGGGGGCGATCGCCAAGGTGCAGCCCTGGGCCGCCAGTTCCCCTGCGGCGTGTCCCAGCAAGCTTGCTGCGGCAAGCCCATCCGCTACGGCGTAATGCCCAATTAAGCCCAGCCGTTCGCCCGGATACTCTGGCACCGATCGCCACCACAGCGAGCAATAGCCCGCAATCGCCTCGCCCCGCAGCAAAACCCAGTGGGCATCCAGCTGATGTAGCTCAAACATCCGCGCCTCCAATAGCGGAAAACCGCCCTGAGTCGCCAGGGAAGCCAGTTCAGCAGAATTGTTAACCTGGATGTAACGTTCTGTAAGCATGGTGTGAGGGCGTGCCACGACCGATCGGCAGCAAATCTGGCGCTGTCTCTGTCATAGCTTTAATATCGCAACTTGAGAAATGCTGGAACCAATTATTTACCTGGCGTTGTTTGGGCTGGCGGGATGGGCGATCGCCCAACTGGTGCGCTGGCTGGCGACGGGGAGGCGGCCCCGCTCGTTGCATGGAAAACCCGCCGGGGGTGTCAAGCCTGTTCTAGAAAAGCGACTGGTGCGACTGCTGAATGGCGATCGCGCCGCTGCCCATCGCCTGGTGGAATCTGTCCAGCAGCGCTATCCTGACCGTCCAACTGCCTGGTGCTGGGAGAAGGCGATTTTTGACCTAGAGCGCGATCGCTTCCGCTAGCCCCTAGTCCCTGGCATAAAATACTTCCATGCAAATTCTCTTAGTAGACGACGAAATCGAACTCACCGAGCCGCTGACCCACGTCCTCAAGCGCGAAGGCTACGCGGTCGATGTGGCGCACGATGGGGCAGAGGGGGGAACCCTGGCAACGCAGGGCAGCTACGACCTGCTGATTTTGGACTGGATGCTGCCCCACCAGAGCGGGCTAGAAATCTGTCAGTCGCTCCGCGCCAAGGGCGACACCACGCCCGTCTTATTTCTCACGGCCAAAGACACGATCGATGACCGCGTTGCTGGGCTGGATGCAGGCGCAGACGACTATCTAGTCAAGCCGTTTGAGCTACGAGAGTTGCTGGCGCGGGTGCGGGCGCTGCTGCGGCGGCCCCCTAGCCTGGAACCCAGCGTGCCAGTCCGATCTGCCGCTCGCCTCGCCGTTGGGGATCTGGAGCTAGATTTGGACAATCAGGTAGCCTATCGTCGGGGACGCACCATCGAGCTATCGGAAAAAGAAAGCCAACTGCTGGACTACCTCATGCGGCATCCCAATCAACTGCTGACCCATGCCCAAATCCATGAGCAGGTGTGGGGCGATGCCGAGAAAATCAGCAGCAATGTACTAGCGGCGCAAATTCGCCTGCTCCGCCGCAAGATCGAAGGCAAGGGCGAAAGCACGCTGATTCATACGGTGTATGGGAAGGGGTATCGGTTTGGAGAATAGGGCAGGGAGCGCGGGGCGATCGCCCCCAGTTCTCGCCTTCTGTTTAGGCTTTGAATAACTCAACATTTCGCGTAATAACTCAACATTTCGTGGCTCAACGGTGTGCAATCATCATGAATCATGGAGACACATCACAGCGCACCGTAAGTTGTTAATAAAATGCAAAACTCTCAGCAACCGACCGTAATCATAACCGGAGCCTCTTCGGGAGTGGGGCTATACGCTACCAAAGCCCTGGCCCAGCGTGGATGGCATGTGGTCATGGCCTGTCGAGATCTAGCCAAAGCCGAAGCCGCTGCACAGTCCGTCGGCATTCCCAAAGATCACTACACGCTACTGCACATCGATCTGGGATCGCTCGACAGCGTTCGCAAGTTTGTGGATGACTTTCACGCCACCGGGCGATCGCTCGATGCGCTAGTCTGCAACGCCGCTGTTTATATGCCCCTGCTCAAGGAGCCGCTCCGTAGCCCAGAGGGGTATGAACTCAGCGTTGCTACCAACCATTTTGGGCACTTCCTGCTGTGCAATCTGCTATTAGGCGACCTCAAGGATTCCCCCGCCGCGGACAAGCGCTTGGTCATTTTGGGAACCGTCACTGCCAACTCCAAGGAACTGGGTGGCAAGATCCCCATTCCCGCGCCCGCCGACCTAGGCAACCTGGAAGGGCTAGAGGCCGGCTTCAAAGCGCCGGTTTCCATGATTGACGGCAAAAAGTTCAAGGCCGGCAAAGCCTACAAAGACAGCAAGCTCTGCAACATGATCACCGTGCGCGAGTTGCATCGCCGCTATCACGACACCACGGGCATTACCTTCAGTTCGCTCTACCCTGGCTGCGTCGCCGACACGCCGCTGTTCCGCAATAGCTACCCAATTTTCCAAAAAGTCTTCCCCTGGTTCCAAAAGAACATCACAGGCGGCTATGTCTCGCAAGAACTGGCGGGCGAGCGCGTGGCGCAGGTCGTAGCTGATCCGGCGTTCAAGCAGTCCGGAGTTCACTGGAGCTGGGGCAACCGTCAAAAGCAGGGGCGCGAGTCCTTTGTTCAAGAGCTGTCGGAAAAGGCCACAAACGATGCCCTGGGCGATCGCCTCTGGACGCTCAGCGCCAAACTCGTTGGGCTGTAGCGACCTGGCTATCCTGTATGCCAAACGATACTCCCTTTGCGTAAAAGTTCTCTGAGGACGTACATTGTTGCTCGATGTCGCCGCGCGTCTTTCGGCAGGCAAACTCCTCCTCGAACAGGTCGGCTCTTGCAATCGAATTAGGCTCTACAGTCTGAATAAAAGCTGTAGAGCCTGTTTTATGGTAATCGAAGTGTTGCACAACACCCAAAATCCCGATCCCTCGTGGCAAAATTTACCTGAATCAATCGGCGCAGCCAAGCGCTCGATATGAACAGAGTTTACATGCATCAGCAGAATAGTTTGATGCATTCTGCTATTCAGCACCCCATTCAGCAACCCGCTGAATTTGTTTTACACCGAGGCAAAAAGATGAGTCTTATCTTTGACGTTTTAAGCGCGATCAACAACCCCAACCAGCAAGCCAGCGTTAGTTCGCTGGGTTCCATTGTCAATACTGTCTCTCAACTTGCAGGGAACCAGGGTCTCAATCCTGCGACGACCCAGAGTGCCTTCTCTGTGGTGGGCAACCTAGCTCGTACTGCGCTGAAGCAGCAGCAAACCACCGCAGGGATGGGAGGCTTGGAAAGCATGATCGGTCAACTCGCGGGTAGTTCCGCTAGCGGTGCAGCGCTACAATCCCTGATTCCTGCCGGACTACAGCAACAGGCCATCCAGACTATTTCCTCTACAACTGGCATTAGCCCCACCATTGTCCAGGGAATGCTGCCAGGGCTGATTACGGCTGCGATGGGGATGCTGAACCTGGGCGCACCCAAACCTGGCACCCGTGGCGG
The Thermoleptolyngbya sichuanensis A183 DNA segment above includes these coding regions:
- a CDS encoding protochlorophyllide reductase, coding for MQNSQQPTVIITGASSGVGLYATKALAQRGWHVVMACRDLAKAEAAAQSVGIPKDHYTLLHIDLGSLDSVRKFVDDFHATGRSLDALVCNAAVYMPLLKEPLRSPEGYELSVATNHFGHFLLCNLLLGDLKDSPAADKRLVILGTVTANSKELGGKIPIPAPADLGNLEGLEAGFKAPVSMIDGKKFKAGKAYKDSKLCNMITVRELHRRYHDTTGITFSSLYPGCVADTPLFRNSYPIFQKVFPWFQKNITGGYVSQELAGERVAQVVADPAFKQSGVHWSWGNRQKQGRESFVQELSEKATNDALGDRLWTLSAKLVGL
- the rppA gene encoding two-component system response regulator RppA gives rise to the protein MQILLVDDEIELTEPLTHVLKREGYAVDVAHDGAEGGTLATQGSYDLLILDWMLPHQSGLEICQSLRAKGDTTPVLFLTAKDTIDDRVAGLDAGADDYLVKPFELRELLARVRALLRRPPSLEPSVPVRSAARLAVGDLELDLDNQVAYRRGRTIELSEKESQLLDYLMRHPNQLLTHAQIHEQVWGDAEKISSNVLAAQIRLLRRKIEGKGESTLIHTVYGKGYRFGE
- a CDS encoding DUF937 domain-containing protein, which encodes MSLIFDVLSAINNPNQQASVSSLGSIVNTVSQLAGNQGLNPATTQSAFSVVGNLARTALKQQQTTAGMGGLESMIGQLAGSSASGAALQSLIPAGLQQQAIQTISSTTGISPTIVQGMLPGLITAAMGMLNLGAPKPGTRGGNPLLAAFLGGDEKSTDLGETLKFASRFLNPPR
- a CDS encoding GNAT family N-acetyltransferase, with product MLTERYIQVNNSAELASLATQGGFPLLEARMFELHQLDAHWVLLRGEAIAGYCSLWWRSVPEYPGERLGLIGHYAVADGLAAASLLGHAAGELAAQGCTLAIAPIDGNTWRRYRLLSDRGTEPPFFLEPDNPDEWCGQFEAAGFGAIAHYSSALATDLTQVDPRLTAVQQRLDAAGVKIRPLALDQFDAELERIHALSLVAFQRNFLYSPISQAEFLTQYRQVRPYVQPELVLLAEQESQLVGFLFAVPDLLQAQRGKTVDTVIIKTVAVLPGRRYAGLGNVLVARVQAIAHDLGYRRAIHALMHDDNNSRNLSSRYAHSIRRYTLYARKL